In Exiguobacterium sibiricum 7-3, a genomic segment contains:
- the rnpM gene encoding RNase P modulator RnpM, protein MQKKVPLRKCVITQEMRPKKELIRVVRTPDSEVVVDLNGKMNGRGAYLTKDATVIATAKKKRTLDHHLKVKTTDALYDQLLAIAGGTHE, encoded by the coding sequence GTGCAAAAAAAGGTACCATTACGCAAATGTGTCATCACACAGGAGATGCGTCCTAAAAAAGAGTTAATTCGGGTCGTTCGGACACCTGATAGTGAGGTTGTCGTCGATCTTAATGGTAAAATGAATGGGCGAGGCGCCTATTTGACGAAAGATGCCACTGTCATTGCGACAGCAAAAAAGAAGCGCACACTCGATCACCATCTGAAAGTCAAGACAACAGATGCGTTATATGATCAATTGCTTGCGATCGCGGGAGGTACACATGAGTAA
- the rimP gene encoding ribosome maturation factor RimP: MTNVTEKVEQLAKPIVEREGMELVDVEFVKEGADWFLRVSIDKEGGVDLEDCVNINEKLSEALNQDDPIDEPYYLDVASPGAERPLKKTEDFEKAIGKHVYIKTHDPVKDATEFEGTLLAYSEEMLELEVRVKTRKLKIEIPVNKIAMARLAVVF, from the coding sequence ATGACGAACGTAACTGAGAAGGTCGAACAACTCGCTAAACCGATCGTAGAACGAGAGGGGATGGAGCTTGTCGACGTCGAATTCGTCAAAGAGGGGGCGGATTGGTTCCTACGTGTCTCCATCGATAAAGAAGGTGGCGTTGACCTGGAAGACTGTGTCAACATCAATGAAAAGTTGTCGGAAGCATTGAATCAAGATGATCCGATTGACGAACCCTACTATTTAGATGTTGCGAGTCCGGGTGCTGAACGACCACTCAAAAAAACCGAGGATTTCGAAAAGGCGATTGGCAAACACGTCTACATCAAGACACATGACCCCGTCAAGGATGCGACAGAATTTGAGGGTACATTACTGGCTTATTCTGAAGAAATGCTTGAACTCGAAGTCCGTGTGAAGACACGAAAATTGAAAATTGAAATACCGGTGAACAAGATCGCGATGGCGCGGCTTGCGGTAGTGTTCTAA
- a CDS encoding PolC-type DNA polymerase III, with amino-acid sequence MRVDTQQRMSLLMSDLELPTGIVEEFFTDASLEKLRVQKATATWTFHIRLAQVLPQNVYQMFYSRLKSRYQQFAEVKLLLESEQRPDAKLFIDYWPYIVEDLADASSAMRSHLSRVLPEYRDNKLFIPVRSEPEAGFLKNDLCGEMQLLYGAYGFPKFVCEPVVQMDQTEQEELRNQVKQEDIDEAKRMLELQFKREQSRDDDEGPIDIRIGKPIQDEVVPIKTIQDEERRIAIRGLVFAAESRELRSGKTIFTFKLTDYTDSLVVKMFARDETDVKILSAIKKGMWIQVAGRVEFDTFLRDLCMMIAQLSEVKMELPADPWAGEKRVELHAHSQMSQMDAVMNVTKYVERAAAWGHPAVAITDHAGAQSFPDAYYAGKKNNIKVLYGIEANVVNDGVQVAYHPVDQELEKATFVVFDVETTGLSAMYNKIIELAAVKIYDGDVIDKFEAFADPKHLLSATTIDLTGITDEMVRGKPDPEQVVKEFMDWAGDSILVAHNASFDIGFLNATLRSGNHEESTLPVIDTLELARVLMPSLKNHRLNTLAKRFDIELTQHHRAIYDAEATGYLMLKLLQMADEMFNMKTHLSLNREMGKDISRARPYHATVYAKNRTGLKNLYQLISLAHTKHVHRVVRTPRSQLVAHRDGLIIGSACDNGEVFDAALNKSDEDLAKVMRFYDFIEIQPPAMYGHLIEREIVQNELELRDLIKKVIRVAEENDILPVATGNVHYLDTHDATYREVLIRTQGGANMLNMRKQLPPAHFRTTQEMMSDFKFLGPDLSERLVITNSHKIADWFENIDIIPKDLFTPKIEGADEEVRSLSYDMAHQIYGDVLPEIVEARLEKELKSIIGHGFAVIYLISHKLVKKSLDDGYLVGSRGSVGSSLVATMTEITEVNPLPPHYVCPNCKESEFFDDGSVGSGFDLPDKTCKTCDVPLIKDGHDIPFETFLGFKGDKVPDIDLNFSGEYQPKAHAYTKVLFGDDYVYRAGTIGTIAEKTAYGYVKGYQSENDLNYRNAEVDRLVSGVTGVKRTTGQHPGGIIVVPDYMDIYDISPIQFPADDMGSEWKTTHFDFHSIHDNLLKLDILGHDDPTMIRMLQDLSGRDPKTIPVDDAEVMKIFSSTESIGVTPEQIDSKTGTLGIPEFGTKFVRQMLEETKPTTFSELVQISGLSHGTDVWLGNASELIYNGTCELKDVIGCRDDIMVYLIYAGLEPSLAFKIMESVRKGKGLSIEMEEAMIENHVPLWYIDSCKKIKYMFPKAHAAAYVLMAVRIAYYKVHHPMYYYASYFTVRAGDFDIGAMNKGSAAIRKVLQDIKDKGFEATAKDKGLYTVLEIALEMIERGFTFSKVDLYKSSASEFLIDGDSLLPPFDAVTGLGTNAAKQIVEARKGGEFLSKEDLQKRAKLSKSIIETLDNLGCLEGLPDENQLSLFDL; translated from the coding sequence ATGCGAGTGGATACACAACAACGCATGTCGCTCTTGATGAGCGATTTAGAATTACCGACCGGCATCGTCGAAGAGTTTTTTACAGATGCTTCACTTGAAAAATTACGGGTCCAAAAAGCAACTGCGACGTGGACTTTCCATATTCGACTGGCACAGGTCTTACCTCAAAACGTTTATCAGATGTTTTACAGTCGGTTAAAAAGCCGTTACCAACAGTTTGCGGAGGTCAAATTACTGCTTGAATCCGAACAACGTCCCGACGCGAAACTGTTTATTGATTATTGGCCGTATATCGTCGAAGACTTGGCGGATGCCTCGTCAGCGATGCGCAGTCATTTAAGCCGTGTTTTGCCGGAATACCGGGACAATAAATTATTTATTCCAGTTCGCAGTGAACCGGAAGCCGGATTTTTGAAAAACGATCTTTGCGGTGAAATGCAATTATTATACGGGGCATACGGGTTTCCGAAATTTGTGTGTGAACCGGTCGTCCAGATGGATCAAACCGAGCAGGAAGAATTACGGAACCAGGTCAAACAGGAAGATATTGATGAAGCAAAACGGATGCTCGAACTTCAATTCAAACGGGAACAATCCCGTGACGATGATGAAGGACCAATTGATATCCGGATCGGAAAACCGATTCAGGACGAAGTGGTACCGATCAAGACGATTCAAGATGAAGAGCGCCGGATTGCGATCCGGGGACTTGTTTTTGCAGCAGAAAGTCGGGAACTCCGCAGCGGAAAAACGATCTTTACCTTTAAACTGACCGACTATACGGATTCCTTGGTCGTCAAAATGTTTGCCCGTGACGAGACCGATGTCAAAATCTTGTCGGCGATCAAAAAAGGCATGTGGATTCAAGTGGCGGGTCGTGTCGAATTCGATACGTTCTTGCGTGACTTATGTATGATGATTGCCCAATTGTCCGAAGTCAAAATGGAATTGCCGGCCGATCCATGGGCGGGTGAGAAACGGGTTGAGTTACATGCCCATTCCCAGATGAGTCAGATGGACGCTGTCATGAACGTGACGAAATACGTGGAGCGGGCTGCTGCCTGGGGACACCCGGCAGTCGCCATCACCGATCACGCCGGGGCGCAAAGTTTCCCGGATGCGTATTATGCCGGAAAGAAAAACAACATCAAGGTGTTATACGGGATTGAAGCGAACGTCGTCAATGACGGTGTTCAAGTCGCCTATCATCCGGTTGATCAAGAGTTGGAAAAAGCAACGTTCGTCGTCTTTGACGTCGAGACGACCGGATTGTCTGCCATGTACAACAAAATCATTGAGTTAGCTGCCGTTAAGATTTATGATGGCGACGTCATCGACAAGTTCGAAGCGTTTGCCGATCCAAAACATCTATTGTCGGCGACGACGATTGATTTAACGGGGATTACGGACGAGATGGTCCGTGGAAAACCGGATCCGGAACAAGTCGTCAAAGAATTCATGGACTGGGCGGGAGATTCGATTCTTGTTGCCCACAATGCTTCCTTTGATATCGGGTTCTTAAATGCAACGTTGCGGTCCGGCAACCATGAGGAATCGACGTTACCCGTCATCGATACGCTCGAACTCGCGCGGGTCCTGATGCCAAGTCTCAAAAATCACCGGCTGAATACGCTTGCGAAACGATTTGATATTGAATTGACCCAGCATCACCGGGCGATTTATGATGCGGAAGCGACAGGGTATTTGATGCTCAAACTACTGCAAATGGCGGATGAGATGTTTAACATGAAGACTCACCTTTCGCTTAACCGCGAAATGGGGAAGGATATCTCACGGGCACGTCCGTATCATGCGACGGTCTATGCTAAAAATCGGACCGGACTCAAGAATTTGTATCAATTGATTTCGCTCGCGCATACGAAACACGTTCACCGTGTCGTCCGGACACCGCGTTCGCAACTCGTCGCGCACCGGGACGGTTTGATCATCGGTTCGGCCTGTGACAACGGGGAAGTGTTTGATGCCGCCCTCAATAAATCGGATGAAGATTTGGCGAAGGTCATGCGTTTTTACGACTTCATTGAAATTCAACCGCCTGCGATGTACGGTCATTTAATCGAACGGGAAATCGTTCAAAATGAGTTGGAACTGCGGGATTTGATTAAAAAGGTCATCCGGGTCGCGGAAGAAAATGATATTTTGCCGGTTGCGACAGGCAATGTGCATTACCTGGACACTCATGACGCGACGTATCGGGAAGTGTTGATTCGAACGCAGGGCGGCGCCAATATGCTGAATATGCGTAAACAATTGCCGCCGGCCCATTTCCGGACGACGCAGGAAATGATGAGTGATTTTAAATTTTTAGGACCGGATCTGTCGGAACGGCTTGTTATTACCAATAGCCATAAAATCGCTGACTGGTTTGAAAACATTGACATCATTCCAAAAGACTTATTCACGCCTAAAATTGAAGGCGCGGATGAAGAGGTCCGCTCACTGTCGTATGATATGGCGCATCAGATTTACGGTGATGTGTTGCCGGAAATCGTCGAAGCCCGACTGGAAAAAGAACTCAAGTCGATTATCGGACACGGATTTGCCGTCATTTATCTGATTTCGCACAAGCTCGTTAAAAAATCACTGGATGATGGATATCTTGTCGGATCACGGGGATCCGTCGGGTCGAGTCTTGTCGCGACGATGACGGAAATCACAGAAGTCAATCCGTTACCACCGCATTACGTCTGTCCGAATTGTAAGGAATCGGAGTTTTTTGATGATGGTTCAGTCGGATCTGGATTCGACTTACCGGATAAAACATGTAAGACATGCGATGTTCCGTTAATCAAGGACGGACACGATATTCCGTTTGAGACGTTCCTTGGATTCAAAGGGGATAAAGTACCGGATATTGATTTGAACTTCAGTGGAGAATACCAGCCGAAAGCCCACGCCTATACGAAAGTATTGTTTGGCGATGACTATGTGTACCGGGCGGGAACCATCGGGACGATTGCCGAGAAAACGGCTTACGGCTATGTCAAAGGGTATCAGTCTGAAAATGATTTGAATTACCGGAATGCCGAAGTCGACCGGCTCGTCAGTGGTGTGACAGGTGTCAAACGGACGACAGGACAACACCCGGGTGGAATCATCGTCGTGCCAGATTATATGGACATTTATGATATCAGCCCGATTCAGTTTCCTGCGGATGACATGGGTTCCGAATGGAAAACGACCCATTTTGATTTCCATTCGATTCACGATAATTTGTTGAAACTGGATATCCTTGGACATGATGATCCGACGATGATCCGGATGCTACAAGATCTGTCGGGACGCGATCCGAAAACAATTCCCGTTGACGATGCAGAAGTCATGAAGATTTTCAGTTCGACAGAATCGATTGGTGTGACACCGGAACAGATTGATTCGAAAACCGGGACGCTTGGGATTCCAGAGTTTGGCACAAAGTTTGTCCGGCAGATGCTTGAAGAAACAAAACCGACGACTTTTTCGGAGCTTGTCCAGATTTCCGGTCTGTCTCACGGAACGGATGTCTGGCTCGGCAATGCCAGTGAACTGATATATAACGGAACATGTGAATTGAAAGACGTCATCGGTTGTCGGGATGATATCATGGTCTACTTGATTTATGCGGGTCTTGAACCGTCGCTTGCCTTTAAAATCATGGAATCCGTCCGTAAAGGGAAAGGTCTTTCGATTGAGATGGAAGAGGCGATGATTGAAAATCATGTACCGCTTTGGTACATCGATTCATGTAAAAAAATTAAATACATGTTCCCGAAAGCCCATGCCGCGGCCTATGTTTTGATGGCCGTCCGGATTGCTTATTACAAGGTGCATCATCCAATGTATTACTATGCCTCTTACTTCACGGTTCGGGCTGGTGATTTCGATATCGGGGCGATGAATAAGGGATCGGCAGCGATCCGAAAAGTGTTGCAGGATATTAAAGATAAAGGATTTGAAGCAACGGCGAAAGACAAGGGACTGTACACCGTGCTTGAAATTGCGCTTGAAATGATTGAACGGGGCTTTACCTTCAGTAAAGTCGATTTGTATAAATCGAGTGCCTCCGAGTTTCTGATTGATGGAGATTCGCTACTGCCGCCGTTCGATGCCGTCACCGGTCTTGGGACGAACGCGGCGAAACAAATCGTCGAAGCTCGAAAAGGCGGTGAATTCCTGTCGAAGGAAGATCTGCAAAAACGGGCGAAACTCTCGAAGTCGATTATCGAAACGCTGGATAATCTCGGTTGTCTGGAAGGTCTTCCGGATGAGAACCAACTCTCGTTATTTGACCTCTAA
- the nusA gene encoding transcription termination factor NusA — protein sequence MGPQLLEAIEQIAKEKEIDKNIIIDALEQALISAYRRNFGKESEAVKVEFDQQTGDIRVFALKEVVERLTQPEEQLSLEEAHEIDPTYELGDFHKVEVTPGDFGRVAAQTAKQIVTQKMREAERERIYNHFADREDEIMTGMVERQDARNLYVNLEGIEAVLTTHEQMPNERFGIREYIKVYVTKVDPMVKGSGASILVSRTHPGLLKRLFEIEVPEIASGEVEVKSVAREAGDRSKIAVASDEIDPVGACVGQKGARVQRIVNELNGEKIDIVRYSDDPKEYVANALSPAQVVAVYVNEPAKATIVVVPDFQLSLAIGKRGQNARLAAKLTGWKIDIKSESEAESMELKDVFMKVEPAAAEAVDVETVQVEGEE from the coding sequence ATGGGACCACAGTTACTTGAAGCAATCGAACAAATCGCTAAAGAAAAAGAGATTGATAAGAATATTATCATCGATGCGCTGGAACAGGCATTGATTTCCGCTTACCGTCGCAACTTTGGAAAAGAGTCGGAGGCAGTAAAAGTCGAGTTTGACCAACAGACAGGAGATATCCGTGTCTTCGCCTTAAAAGAGGTTGTTGAACGCTTGACACAGCCGGAAGAACAGCTTTCACTCGAGGAAGCACACGAAATCGATCCGACGTATGAACTCGGTGATTTCCATAAAGTTGAAGTGACACCAGGTGATTTTGGACGTGTTGCAGCACAAACGGCGAAACAAATCGTCACACAAAAGATGCGCGAAGCAGAACGGGAACGTATTTACAATCACTTCGCCGACCGGGAAGATGAAATCATGACGGGAATGGTTGAACGTCAAGATGCACGTAACCTTTACGTCAATCTCGAAGGTATTGAAGCCGTATTGACGACACACGAACAGATGCCGAATGAACGTTTCGGAATTCGTGAATACATCAAAGTGTACGTGACGAAAGTCGATCCAATGGTCAAAGGATCCGGCGCATCGATTCTCGTATCACGGACACATCCAGGTTTATTAAAACGCCTGTTTGAAATCGAAGTACCTGAAATCGCCAGCGGAGAAGTCGAAGTGAAGTCGGTGGCACGTGAAGCCGGCGACCGTTCGAAGATTGCCGTTGCTTCCGACGAGATCGATCCTGTCGGTGCATGTGTCGGTCAAAAAGGAGCGCGTGTCCAACGTATCGTCAACGAATTAAACGGAGAAAAGATTGATATCGTCCGTTATTCAGATGATCCGAAAGAATACGTCGCCAATGCATTAAGCCCGGCACAAGTCGTCGCAGTGTATGTCAATGAGCCGGCAAAAGCAACAATCGTCGTCGTACCTGATTTCCAATTGTCACTGGCGATCGGAAAACGTGGTCAAAATGCCCGTCTAGCTGCCAAGTTAACAGGATGGAAAATTGATATCAAGAGCGAATCAGAAGCAGAATCGATGGAATTGAAAGATGTCTTCATGAAAGTCGAACCTGCGGCAGCAGAAGCAGTTGACGTGGAAACGGTCCAAGTCGAAGGCGAGGAATAA
- a CDS encoding YlxQ family RNA-binding protein, protein MSKWESLLGLANRARKVTTGEELVLKEVRGGQAKLVLLAADAGAATRKKVTDKCTSYRVPYIEVGDRNILGHALGKDARVVVSVNEAGFAKKLTELLSND, encoded by the coding sequence ATGAGTAAATGGGAATCGCTCCTTGGTCTCGCGAACCGAGCGCGGAAAGTGACGACTGGAGAAGAACTCGTACTGAAAGAAGTACGGGGGGGACAAGCCAAACTCGTCCTCTTAGCAGCAGATGCGGGGGCTGCCACGCGTAAGAAAGTGACGGATAAATGTACAAGTTATCGTGTTCCGTACATCGAAGTCGGAGATCGAAATATTCTTGGACATGCACTTGGGAAAGACGCGCGTGTTGTCGTGTCAGTCAACGAAGCCGGATTTGCGAAAAAGCTAACGGAACTCCTCTCGAACGATTAA
- the infB gene encoding translation initiation factor IF-2: MGKRVYEFAKEQNVTSKQVIAQLEKLEKPVKNHMAVLDEQTVQQLDKVFNPEKHRVQKTEAPKQVKSDNKPNRPGTTNKPAGNQSRNTKGGRPEFGNRNNRGGKRRPQKKVEPRKLEVADPNSKSSQRKAARRAQEEAMANVVQYADNLTVGELAEKMDKKPNELIMKLMGMGVMATINQDLDDETVELLASDFGFEVEKTVKVDETDFDAYELNLDNYELSERPPVVTIMGHVDHGKTTLLDSIRNTKVTAGEAGGITQHIGAYQVEIEGKKITFLDTPGHAAFTTMRARGADVTDIAIIVVAADDGVMPQTEEAISHAKAAGVPIIVAVNKMDKEGANPDRVKQELTEFELVAEDWGGDTIFVPVSALKGDGIDELLEMILLVSEVQEYKSTPDMHGRGTVIEAKLDKGRGPVATLLVQHGTLRVGDPIVVGHTFGRIRAMVNDIGRRVKEVGPSTPIEITGLNDVPKAGDQFFAFEDEKKARQIGEARYQREIEAQRRDSAKVSLEDLFDRIKEGEVKDLNIIIKGDVQGSVEALAGSLKKIDVEGAKINIVHSGVGAITEGDVILASAANAIIIGFNVRPDGNAKSMADQEKVEIRLHKIIYNAIEEIEQAMKGLLDPEFVEKIIGQAEVRDVIKVSKVGTIAGGYVTEGKLTRAAGVRVVRDSIVIYEGKLDTLRRFKDDVKEVAAGYECGIKIERYDDIKVDDVIEAFIMEEVKRK, encoded by the coding sequence TTGGGTAAACGTGTATACGAATTCGCGAAAGAACAGAATGTAACGAGTAAGCAGGTCATCGCCCAGCTCGAAAAGCTGGAAAAACCGGTTAAGAATCATATGGCGGTTTTAGATGAACAGACAGTACAGCAACTCGACAAAGTATTTAATCCCGAGAAACATCGGGTCCAAAAAACGGAGGCTCCAAAACAAGTGAAATCAGACAATAAACCGAACAGACCAGGAACAACTAACAAACCAGCAGGGAACCAATCACGCAATACAAAAGGCGGACGTCCAGAATTCGGAAACCGTAACAACCGCGGTGGAAAACGTCGTCCACAGAAAAAAGTGGAACCACGTAAACTAGAAGTAGCAGATCCAAATTCAAAATCAAGCCAACGAAAAGCAGCACGTCGGGCGCAAGAAGAAGCAATGGCGAACGTCGTTCAATACGCAGACAATTTAACAGTCGGCGAATTGGCTGAAAAAATGGATAAAAAACCAAACGAACTGATCATGAAATTGATGGGAATGGGCGTCATGGCGACCATTAACCAAGATCTTGATGATGAGACGGTTGAATTGCTTGCATCTGACTTCGGATTTGAAGTCGAGAAAACAGTGAAAGTCGATGAAACAGACTTCGATGCATATGAACTGAATCTCGATAACTACGAATTGTCAGAACGTCCACCGGTCGTTACGATCATGGGACACGTTGACCACGGTAAAACGACATTGCTTGACTCGATTCGAAACACAAAAGTCACAGCAGGCGAAGCCGGCGGAATCACGCAGCATATCGGTGCCTACCAAGTTGAAATCGAAGGAAAGAAAATCACATTCCTCGATACACCAGGTCACGCAGCCTTTACAACAATGCGTGCACGTGGAGCAGATGTCACGGATATCGCAATTATCGTTGTCGCAGCAGATGACGGTGTCATGCCGCAAACGGAAGAAGCAATCAGCCACGCAAAAGCAGCTGGTGTTCCAATCATCGTTGCTGTCAACAAAATGGATAAAGAAGGCGCTAACCCAGACCGCGTCAAACAAGAATTGACGGAGTTCGAACTCGTAGCCGAGGACTGGGGCGGCGACACGATTTTCGTACCAGTTTCAGCTCTTAAAGGAGACGGAATCGATGAGTTGCTTGAGATGATTCTCCTTGTCTCTGAAGTCCAAGAATATAAATCTACACCAGACATGCACGGCCGTGGAACGGTCATCGAAGCGAAACTCGATAAAGGACGTGGACCTGTCGCAACATTACTTGTCCAACACGGAACACTTCGTGTCGGAGATCCAATCGTCGTCGGTCATACGTTTGGCCGGATTCGGGCAATGGTCAACGATATCGGTCGCCGTGTCAAAGAAGTTGGTCCGTCGACACCAATCGAAATCACAGGCTTAAACGATGTACCAAAAGCCGGCGATCAATTCTTTGCGTTTGAAGATGAGAAAAAAGCCCGTCAAATCGGGGAAGCGCGTTACCAACGTGAAATCGAGGCACAACGCCGCGATTCAGCGAAAGTCAGCTTGGAAGATCTCTTCGACCGGATCAAAGAAGGCGAAGTCAAAGACCTTAACATCATCATCAAAGGTGACGTTCAAGGTTCTGTCGAAGCCCTTGCCGGTTCACTCAAAAAAATCGACGTCGAAGGTGCTAAAATCAACATCGTTCACTCAGGTGTCGGTGCGATCACAGAAGGTGACGTCATCTTGGCTTCAGCAGCCAACGCAATCATCATCGGCTTTAACGTCCGTCCGGATGGTAACGCGAAATCGATGGCAGACCAAGAGAAGGTTGAGATTCGTCTTCACAAAATCATCTACAATGCGATTGAAGAAATCGAACAAGCGATGAAAGGTCTTCTTGACCCAGAATTCGTTGAGAAAATCATCGGTCAAGCTGAAGTTCGTGACGTCATCAAAGTCTCGAAAGTCGGAACGATTGCCGGTGGTTATGTCACAGAAGGTAAATTGACACGTGCTGCAGGTGTCCGTGTTGTTCGTGACAGCATCGTTATTTATGAAGGAAAACTCGATACGTTGCGCCGCTTCAAAGACGATGTCAAAGAAGTAGCAGCCGGTTACGAGTGTGGAATCAAGATCGAACGGTATGACGACATCAAAGTAGACGATGTCATCGAAGCATTCATCATGGAAGAAGTAAAACGCAAGTAA